The DNA region agaaaaatatatgtatatttatgtatatataaaatattgatataaaatattattttaaaataatatattaaattaatataatatataaaaatataacatAAATTCTGTCTGCATAAAATATATTAACgtaagatattttttaaaaaatatacatttctattttattattaatacatatttttctttttagatcAATAATATCAATAATTAACCGTGGTTTAATTAACAGGGAGCTATTGGCAATTAGCACCAGGATTTTATCCCTTaacaagcttttaaaaaaatttcaattCTGACCTTGGTTTCTCACAGGGGGGTCCCAGCTGATAACGGGGGGGGGGACAGGACCGAGCCCCAAGGGACCCCCCCAGGTTCCCCTGCACGAGGTCCCAGTGACAcgaggagctggtggcactcggggggctctgggtggcacaaggagctggtggcacttgAGGGGCTCTTGGTGACAcgaggagctggtggcacttgaggagctggtggcacctGAGGGGCTCTTGGTGACatgaggagctggtggcacttgaggggctctgggtgacacaaggagctggtgacacaaggagctggtggcacttgAGGGGCTCTTGGTGACACGAGGAGCTGGTGACAcaaggagctggtggcacttgAGGGGCTCTTGGTGACACGAGGAGCTGGTGacacaagaagctggtggcacTTGAGGAGCTCTGGGTGACACGAGGAACTGGTGGCACTTGAAGagctggtggcacttggggagcTGGTGGCACTTGAGGGGCTCTTGGTGACACAAGGAACTGGTGGCACTTGAGGGGCTCTTGGTGACAcgaggagctggtggcacaaCGAGCTGGTGGCACTTGAGGGGCTCTTGGTGACACTTGGGGAGCTGGTGGCAcaaggagctggtggcactcGGGGGGCTCTTGGTGAAATTAGGAGCTGGTGACACTTGAGGGGCTCTGGGTGACAcaaggagctggtggcacttgaggagctggtggcacttgagggcctctgggtgccctgaggagctggtggcacttgAGGAGATTTTGGTGACAcgaggagctggtggcacttgAGCTGGTGGCCCTCAAGTGTCCACAAGTCTCTCCAGTGACATCACTTCCCCGACGACGTCCCAGCAGTGACAtcactgtccccacagcagcctcGGGATGTCTCTGATGGCGTCTCGGCACCGCTCGTCCACTGCGCGGCTGATGGGGCCACTggggccaccagggccaccatgGGGACTCAAGAGGAGCTTGTCAATGAGCTCCAGTGTCTCCAGCAAGTACTCCCTGAACAGGCGGGCGCTGGCATCCCACAGCTGCTGAAACTCGGCCACCAAGGCCTCGAGGACACGGCGGGACACTCGGTCTCCAAACTTCAGGGTGACGTTGATCTCCCAGAGGTAGAACTCCATGTTCCTGGTGAAGGCAATGGCATCGTCACACGCGGCCACCAAGCGCTGCAGCGGCCCCAGGGCCGCCTCTGCCAAACGTCCCCTCCTGGCGGCCACCCTCGCCTGGCTGGCGGCCACCACGGCCTCTCCCATGGCCTCGCTGGTGGCCACCTCCTCCTTGTTGGTGGCCACGTCTTCCTCGTTGGTGGCCACCTCCTCCTCACTCATGGCTGCTTCCTCCTTGTCGGTGGCCACGTCCTCCTTGTTGGGGGCCACCTCCTCCTCACTCATGGCTGCTTCCTCCTTGTCGATGGCCACCTCCTCCTCACTCATGGCCACCTCCTCCTTGTTGGGGGCCACCTCCTCCTTGTTGGTGGCCACCTCCTCCTCACTCATGGCTGCTTCCTCCTCGTTGGTGGCCACGTCCTCCTCATTGGTGGCCACCTCCTCCTCACTCATGGCTGCCTCCTCCTCATTGGTGGCCACGTCCTCCCCATTGGTGGCCGCCTCTTCCTCACTGGTGGCCGTCTCCTCCTCACTCATGGCTGCCTCCTCCTCTTTGGTGGCCAGCTCCTCCTCGTTGGTGGTCAACTCCTCCTCACCGGTGGCCGCTGCCTCCCAGGCATCACGTGTGGCCCCCACCGAGgtcgcctcctcctcctcccagtcCACCGTCGGCCACCGGACCACGGCCACCAGCTTGCCCCAAGCTGTCCCCCGGTGGGTGGCCTCGTCCCGCGGGTCCCCGGCCCGGGCGGGGGCCGCGTGCTTGCACTCAGCGCAGAGCTCAGCGGCCTCccaggccagctgcccccaTCTCCCCCCGAGCGCGTCCACCATCTTCCGCCAGGTCTCGACCGCCGCGATCGCGTTGTCACACGCCTCTGGGGTGGCCTCGAGGGCAGCCAGGGCCcggcccagggaggggacaccacagtagcccagggaggtgacatcGCCGTGCTCCAAGGTCTCACAGAGGCTCTGGGTGAACCTCCCCAGGGCGGCGTGCAGGAACACCGGGGACCCGCGCCGCCGCACGTCCCTGTGTGACCCGGTCACGGTGGCCACCACCTCGCCCAGGGTGGCCACCACAGCGACCTGCcgctccagcagctggggagggggcacctggggaggggacacggcagctgtcagggacctgctggCACTTGCGGCCTCCTGCCGTGAGgggtcccctctgtccctccctggagggctctgctgtcccctcagtgcctcTGTCACCCGCTCGCGTCCCCTCTGCCacgccccgtgtcccccccatcccccctctgtccccccccGTCCCCTCGCCCCCCGTCGCACCCGTTGGTCCTCCATGCTCACTGGGGACGCGGCAGGGCCGCTCCGGTGGCGAAGGAGCCGCGGGACCAGCGCCGGTCCCGGCCCAGAACCGGCCCCGGCAGCGGCACCCGCGGTAATGGCGGCGCCGCCTCAGGACAACGCCGGAAAGGGCGGGGCGAGGTGACGTCACCTCCGGCCACCCGCGCCATGACCGCCCCAGTCCGTGGGAAACTCCAGGATTTGGGCGCTTTGGCTCAGTCCCCGGGGGTTTAGGCTCACTCCCAGGGGATTTaggctcagccccaggaggTTTAGGCTCCACCCCGCCATTTCCAGCCGGATTAATTCCGCCGTTCCCCCTGGATTTAGGAGGGAACGCGGAGCGATCTGAAGGAGCCGGCGGAATTGCCCTCAcccaagatggcggcgctgCTGCCCTGCCGTGAGGCGCGGACCAATCAGAAGCCGCGCCTGGCAGAAGTACTGGCGGAAGTTCCCACGCGGCGGCGTCGCCGACCGCTTCCGGCAGGGACGCGGTGCATTGTGGGCATTGTAGTCCCGGTGGGGCCCAGCGGTGGCGGAGCGGGGCtggcgggagcggggcgggaATTTGGGGGCGCCGAGGGAGCCCCGGGACCGCCCCGGCAGCGCGGGATGGGCGGCAGCGACCGCGGCCAGCACCGGGAGCGGGGGGCGGCATGGGGGGCGGTGGGGGAGGGGAGAACTGGAGGtcctgagggggtttgggggtcctgaggggattggggggggTGTGAAAAACGCCAGTCACTTGTTTTTACAATTTTAAAGGTTTAATAGCAATAAAATGGTTATAGAAATAGTACTATAATTAGAGTGATAAAATTTTAACAATTGGGATGAGGACAATacgagacaataaaaacaaagagttatggACAGTCCGGgtacctctttctgggcaaaataagcctgaAAAAAGACACATGTTAaaagaggattaacccttaaaaaaacccaaccttttGTGCATATTCATACATTTGATACGTGGTGCATAAATgccattcaaacaaaggattctgtctgggcagtgtcaacttcttcctctgaatcctaaTGCCATCTTCAGGGCTGAGAGAGGCAGGATGAAGTTTCTTCTGGTAATGGAGCAATAAATTATCTTTCTCTGGAAGATTttggtgtcctgtggctgccaTCTGGTGCGAGTacctcattcctttcttttaaaaatattccacaTGCACTGTTTCTATTTTAACTACAAAAGTCACATTTTAACTACAAAACTACATTTACCACACTATTAAATGTTAATACAGCACTACTAATCAATACAACAATACATGTAGTAAATATCTACGCAGAGCCATATGATAATGCACTTTTCCCAATACTTCTCTGGTTCTGGGTGCCTCGCCCTCCTGGACTACCTAAGGTACCTTTTTTTGACACCCCAAAACCTGAAGTACTGAACGCAAAGTTTCCCCACTGTGAAAAACGACACTCACTTGTTTCTAAAGTTTTGAAAAGTTTAAtcgtaataaaatggttataacaaTAGTAATATAAAATTgggattaggacaatatgagacaataaaaacaaagcgTTATGGACAGTCTGGgtacctctttctgggcaaaataagccaaaaaagGACACAAGTTAaaagaggattaacccttaaaagcaacagcctgttgcatattcatatgTCTCATACACGGTGCATAAATgccattcaaacaaaggattctgtctgggCACATTACATATGGTGCGGTTTTTAAACACCCCAGAACTTTCAGTGCTGATACACAAAGTTTCCCAGGTTCAGCACCCTGGAGTTTCCCTTTCCTTTTATTGAACGGAGGAAGGAAACGTTAGCAAACCTCTTGGACTCACATGGATCCGCACACGGATCCACTCACGGATCCACACACGGATCCACACGCGGATCCACTCACGGATCCACTCACGGATCCACACGCGGATCCACTCACGGATCCACTCACGGATCCACTCACGGATCCACATGCAGATCCACTCACGGATCCACACACGGATCCCCACGCGGATCCACACGCGGATCCACACACGGATCCACACACAGATCCACACACGGATCCCCACGCGGATCCACACGCGGATCCACACACGGATCCACTCACGGATCCACACACGGATCCACACACGGATCCACACGCGGATCCACTCACGGATCCACATGCAGATCCACTCACGGATCCACTCACGGATCCACACACGGATCCACAGATGGATCCACACACGGATCCACACACGGATCCACACACGGATCCACACGCGGATCCACTCACGGATCCACACGCGGATCCACACACGGATCCACACGCGGATCCACACACGGATCCACACCCTCAGATCCACACACGGATCCACAGACGGATCCTCACAGCGGGTTTTTTTAAACCCCCACCTCGCAGTTGTCaatccctcctctccctgcccttttcccctTGAATCCCTCTTGTCAATTCCCACCGGGTGTCAAATCTCCCCCAAACTTGCCTTTTCTTCTGGAGAATTCCCTCTCTATTTTGTGTCCTTTGGAATCCCATCAGTTTTCCCAAGTCATTCCCCTCCCCAGTGCTCCTTTATTGGTGTAAGTGTAAAGTACCCTGCCTTCAGCCCTCCCCAAGCACACCCCTATTGGTTTGCtaccccaaacccctcctgaTTGGTTTGCTGTGCTAATTTTATTAAGTAGTGCGTTAAATACAGTTTTAGGTTaaaacataatgttaaaatagaaattgtgtatgtgggatatttttttgAAAGAGAGGAATGAGGTACTCGCACTGagacagcagccacaggacacctcagtctttcagagaaaaagaatttatggctccattatcagaagaaactaaTTTCTTCCCACCTTGCTCAGACATGAAGACTCCCtcaggattaagaggaagaagttgacactgaccagacagaatccctTGTTTGAATGGCATTTATGCATCacgtatgagatgtatgaatatgcaatgAGCTATttcttttaagggttaatcctctgttaacgtgtgtcctttttcaggcttattttgcccagaaagaggtacCCGGGCTGTttgtaactctttgtttttattgtctcatgtTGTCCTAACCCAAATTGTTCAGATTTTTATTACtgtaattatattactatttttataaccattttatttctattaaacttttaaaattctaaaaacaaGCGATTGGCGAGTTTCACAGAAATGATGAGAGTGTGATCAAGGGCCCAGTGCAGGCTCACgtctgtgctgtgctcaagGACCTCAAAGAATGGCTCTGCAAAGACCCACAGGGACTCGGGTGGGCTTTTGGAATggctgctggaggggcagagggcaTCGAGCAGTTGAGCACTGGGTGATGTTGGCACGTGTGggttggttcatggtgaaggtgcgcttgccaacaagggtgaaagtattggaaatagaaggtaaatatcttatataAGAtattttcactataaaagagaccccgtgggcgggggagagtgcccttggctgtcttgctgatcagacctcggctggacagacagaaaaactttgtagataaggaacaataaactcaactgaagaccaaaagcaagagtccagactccttcttcaaagctTCAAGAGATCATTGGCCATTTTTTGGGTAGTTTAGTCTCAAAAGAGCCTGTAACAAGAGATCGTTGGCCATTTTTTGGGtagtttagccttaaaagaccCCGCAACAAGAGATTGTcggccattttgtgccttgttaAGGAAAAGCTGCCGAACTCACGGCAGTGAGttaataaataacaataaaataatagataaataataataaataataaataacaaataataaacacctgagtccgAACATGAGCTccatctcaagtgccttcagtCCAAACCCGTGAGTCCAAGGCAGCAGAGCGGGCTCCGCCCACTTTCATTCTCCTCCAGGTCCCGCCCCTTTTCCAAAGGTCATTCATTAATTTCCCTCCAGACCCCGCCCCTTTTCCATGCCTTATTCATGGCCGCCCAGGCCCCGCCcctttcattcattcattcattcattcattcaatTTCTCTCCAGACCCCACCCCTTTTCCACACCCCATTCACGCCCCACCCAGGCCCCGCCCCTTTTTCAGTCCCCATTCATTACCTGTCAGGCTCCGCCCACTTTTGTTTTCCTCCCGGTCCCGCCCCTTTTCCAAACTTCATTTATTTCCCTCCAGACCCCACCCCTTTTCCATGCCCCATTCATTGTCTGCCCAGGCCCCGCCCCTTTTTAGGCCCCACCCCTTTTTCAGTCCCCATTCATTGTCTGCCAAGGCCCCGCCCCTTTTTAGGCCCCACCCCTTTTTCAGTCCCCATTCATTGCCCCACTGGGCTCCGCCCACTTTCATTTCCCTCCAAGCCCCGCCCCTTTTCCATGCCCCATTCATTTCCCTGCAGACCCCGCCCCTCTTTCAGGCCCCGCCCCCTTTTCCAGCCCCCATTCATTGCCCGCCCCTTCCCGCCCCGTGTCCACgccccctcctctccccattGGCCGCCGCTCCCTGGGCCCCGCCCATTTTCCCACGCTCCCGCTCCTCACCTTTCCCAgcccccgccccctccccgctccgTTGCTCCCCATTGGCCGccccgcgcggccccgccccccgtGGGCGTGGCTACAAGACCGATCGGCGTTTATTGAAAGGCTCCGCgcagcggcggccccggggggtGGAGCCAGCCCGGCCCCAccgggggggctcggggggtcctggggggcccggaggggccgggggggctcggggggtcctggggggcccggaggggccgggggggcgcgggggggccCCGGGGGGTGGagccagcccggccccggcggggcccAACGCGGGCCGGGGGGGCCgagggggaggggcggggggcgTTCGGGGGGGGTTCAATCAATgggggggggcccggggggtgCCGAGGGGGGGCGTGGTGAGTGTGGGGGGGTCCGGTGGGTGTGGGGGCGTCCCATGGATCGGGGGGGCCTGGTGAGTGGGGGGGCGGTGGGGGGTGTCCcatgggtgggggaggggcggtgAGTGGGGGGTCCTGGCGCACTGCGGGGGGGGCTCATGGGCTGGGGGGGTCCCAGCGCTTTTGGGGGGTCGGTGAAGGGGGGGAGGCAGTGAATGGGGGGGTCCCGGTAAAttgggggggggtcccaggtgaTAACGGGGGCTGATAACGGGGGGGTCACAGAACGGAgcccccccagtgctggggaccccccggtgcccccccaGCTCTCGGagccccccccagccccg from Passer domesticus isolate bPasDom1 chromosome 26, bPasDom1.hap1, whole genome shotgun sequence includes:
- the LOC135286359 gene encoding uncharacterized protein LOC135286359 isoform X1 yields the protein MEDQRVPPPQLLERQVAVVATLGEVVATVTGSHRDVRRRGSPVFLHAALGRFTQSLCETLEHGDVTSLGYCGVPSLGRALAALEATPEACDNAIAAVETWRKMVDALGGRWGQLAWEAAELCAECKHAAPARAGDPRDEATHRGTAWGKLVAVVRWPTVDWEEEEATSVGATRDAWEAAATGEEELTTNEEELATKEEEAAMSEEETATSEEEAATNGEDVATNEEEAAMSEEEVATNEEDVATNEEEAAMSEEEVATNKEEVAPNKEEVAMSEEEVAIDKEEAAMSEEEVAPNKEDVATDKEEAAMSEEEVATNEEDVATNKEEVATSEAMGEAVVAASQARVAARRGRLAEAALGPLQRLVAACDDAIAFTRNMEFYLWEINVTLKFGDRVSRRVLEALVAEFQQLWDASARLFREYLLETLELIDKLLLSPHGGPGGPSGPISRAVDERCRDAIRDIPRLLWGQ
- the LOC135286359 gene encoding uncharacterized protein LOC135286359 isoform X2, giving the protein MEDQRVPPPQLLERQVAVVATLGEVVATVTGSHRDVRRRGSPVFLHAALGRFTQSLCETLEHGDVTSLGYCGVPSLGRALAALEATPEACDNAIAAVETWRKMVDALGGRWGQLAWEAAELCAECKHAAPARAGDPRDEATHRGTAWGKLVAVVRWPTVDWEEEEATSVGATRDAWEAAATGEEELTTNEEELATKEEEAAMSEEETATSEEEAATNGEDVATNEEEAAMSEEEVATNKEEVAPNKEEVAMSEEEVAIDKEEAAMSEEEVAPNKEDVATDKEEAAMSEEEVATNEEDVATNKEEVATSEAMGEAVVAASQARVAARRGRLAEAALGPLQRLVAACDDAIAFTRNMEFYLWEINVTLKFGDRVSRRVLEALVAEFQQLWDASARLFREYLLETLELIDKLLLSPHGGPGGPSGPISRAVDERCRDAIRDIPRLLWGQ